The Gossypium hirsutum isolate 1008001.06 chromosome D02, Gossypium_hirsutum_v2.1, whole genome shotgun sequence region attgcttctttccaaaaagcagagtcttgagatttcattgcctcttcaaatgtaaAAGGATAAGATTcagtattataacaataaggtatatTATTACATATACTTTCACcctttccttctacaagaaacataatgaaatctggtccaaaatctttgacctttttaatcctcttacttctccttaattcttgacaagattcatcattattatcagtTTGTTCCAGTGGAatttcattctcatttgaagaatgaatcaattgttgtggctgTAATtatcttgatatagaattaaatatattttcatcaaaatagcatctcttgattcaataacagtattaattgaaattgaatcatttggttcaattaccatgaacctatatgccttgctattatgtgcattcctataaatatgcattcaattcctctttcacctaactttttacgtttaggtgttagaactttgacaatagctctacaaccccaaaccttcaacctcaaaccttcaaataattaaggtttggcttccttttcttccatttttcataggggttattttagtttccttattaggaactctattcaatatatgacaagctgttagaacaacttctccccaaaaaccttgtccaagacctaaatatgataacattgaatttaccatttcagtcaagactctatttttcctttcagctacaccatttttttgtggtgtgtaaggggctgaaacttgatggacaattccagtggattcaaaataacttggattataatattctccacctctatctgATCTTAAGCACTTAATAAATGATTCACAATGAAGTTCAACTTTAGATTTatgaactttaaatttatcaagcgctccatcttttgaatttaataaatatacataataatatctagaacaatcatcaataaaagtaacaaaatttttctttccacctaatgtaggagtattatgcatgtcacataaatcactatgtatcaaattaagcaattttgttttccttctaACCTTAGGAaagggttttttttataattttagtcaacatacatatATTGcattttccaatattattattaaaaaacatgaattaaatctaacttatacatttcattcaattttctataattcaaatgacctaatctataatgccacaaacaaaaagattcaaccatataagcagaattagtatttttattcttattaataatattgagtttgaacatactctcatacatataccctttccccgcaaaaattcctcccttagacaaaataaacttatctgcgtCAAaagcaagtttgaaaccaaacttattcaacaaacttccagacactaaattcttcctaccttctggtacataatatacattatttaaggttaaaaccttttcagaagtgaattgtagttcaacagaccctttgcctttgattgctgcggtggaagaatttcccatgtataAGATATtgtcattttcatgcttttgtctttgcacacatgtttggttgcttcggtatcaatccaccatgtactatcatcttgtgccatattaattttaGATATCATTGCAatgaacttttcgttattatcagccttagaagatgatttcttctttaaaaatcaacattcattcttgaaatgtcccgactttccacaatgatagcatgagcccttttgtttctttttgaacttaggtgctctattagtctgtttgaactttctcttgaatggtttagtagtctgtacttcctccgtaactTGCACTTTGGCATTTTTAGAATTTAGGTTTTGATCTTGTTTTCGATATTCTTCTttaatacgaagatgatttgccaatgcctcaagagatattttctctttcttatgttttagacttcttttaaagtctttccaagatggaagAAATTtttctattatggaggatacaataattatttcatccattttcatatcatattgcttaaattgattcagcatcttttctATATCACGGAATTGTTCCATAACGaaacgaccatcaaccatttgataattattaaaaCGACTGGCAAGAAaattcttacttgtaacatctttgATCATAtatcttgtctccaatttgtcACATAATTCTTTATCGGTGACCTTATTTTGGTAGGTGTcaaacaaaccatcagataaaccattcaatatgtggctcATGCACATGTAGTCAGCATTGTCCTATTTTTatctttctcgggttgcagcaacagatttgttttcattctctttaggtcttggagtatccaaaacataagcaatcttcaaattTGATAATAAGAAGTACATCTTTTTCCGCCAACGccgaaaattgccaccatcaaaccgattaagtttgacaaagttggaagccaactcccttagtgttccactatCTTGTGTTGTGGTAGTTATaatgaaatataaccttaaattgttagtacaaaacttcggtgaggaaaatctcgaacacacaaACGAAACTTGAACagtaaaagaagaaataggacaaggttccaaggcgtgtatcaaaccactatctttaaggttatattcacccccacctatcttcggtgtgcaaatgagttccaagcaaattaaccttgaggatacaatgaagccaatgactatttgcgttttgcactgacgagaatagtccattACGCATtgagcaatgtataacaaaaactcaatttctacaaagaatttctgcaataatactttatagaataatctaataatattagaaaatgaaggaaggaaagaaataatattagaatttgttggtatgttttccaaatgaaatttcattcttatttataggaattttcttgtctcttcatagagacatctttcatcaataggtgtctttctgaataataatgtctttaaaataaactcataattattcatttaatattataactattcaaataatattatttaaatagttataattctttttttagaaaatcaaataatataatcttttgattaattacacccattcatttatagttattgaaacactaaatatttaaaaatgttccaacactaattaatcaattaaaaaagTTAGAATTCGGTTAATATAATATATGGATAAAATGAACGTAACGTGGATTTGGCCCTCAAGGAACAAATGGTCAACATTCATGGTTTCTTGATTTCAAACACTTAGGTAATGGCTATTTCCACCAACAAAATCTCCATGCACGAAACGACAACAAGATCTCTTTCAACATGTCGGTTTTctttaagtaaataaaagaaaaaaagaaatcggTTATTTTCTTCTCGTGCTTTTTCTTATCATTTCCATATGGGTGAAATGAATTCACCCTAcatacttaaattatgattcaatTCTCTTTaattcatacaaaaattttaaaaatatatattctaaatttaaaatttaaacgtGTTTAAACATATTTCTTTTCTCATTTAAAggtttaaaagattaaaataggtgcaaatattttataatattttaaaaataacttagCCTACAAGTGGAATCATATGAGTGAGTGCTCACCACTTCATTCCAAAAGCAGCCGTAAGAAAAAAAAGACTAGCAACATATGGTCAAAGCTACCCACTTGTGAATgattttaatctttcttttctaatTAAAGTTAGAACtttgaaaaacgaaaaaaaaacaaaaggttcTTCATCGCTTTTGAACTTATGAAAGCAAGAAATGGATGCCTAGGTGTGTATGTCGGTgctaatatatataaagtaatttatgaatttgaatctcaaatttaataattcgtgtatttatttttgtttgggtAAATAATACGTGGAGAAGTTACAATCATAATTCATAATTACGTGTATAtattattgaataattaattaaaattttaaagtaacaaactaaaagacatcccaatataaatactaaatttacTTATAATGAGCCTAGAATTTGAAACTTTAAAGTTCTACAACATCTTTTAAGTTTTTAAACTTAGTAATTAGGTAGGTTTtagtatttgtaatttttttctaatttactttgatatttaaatttaacaatttgGTTCATTTTGGTCCCTAAACAGAGTAAATGTAAATGTTTTGATGATGTGACATGTTACACTAAGTCGTtacttgaaaatgaaaaaaaaagtgataaatGATACAATTTCACATCATGAAATCTGGATGGGATctaatttaatgactaaaatgaCCTAATTAACATGTTCAAATATCAAAGTAGACTTAATTACTTAGTTTGGGgactaaaagttatattaacccATTGAATACAATAGAAAACGTGAGCTAAAAACAAGGGTGTTGAGCAGGTAAAATTATCTTTAGGTATTGAAAAATAGGGAAGGGAACAAAACACAGTGAAGGGAAGTCAACTTTGAATGCTGGTTTCGAAGATTTGACATTTTAAGCTACATAACTCCTGCAGCTGACATCGTCACCAATCATAATTTAAACCTCTAACTATGTAATAAGCTGCAAATTTTCCACTTGGGGGCCTTGCATTGATAAGGTTAGGTAACCACATAATAGCAATTGAAAGTTTACGAAGTTGTActacataaaattaattaaaatgttacaTAAAGTATAATATCATGCATATAAAAGGTTTCAAAAAAATATGTTAAGAggtcaaattttatataataataaattcatatttGAGACATTATGACATATATTTTAAGAATAatgcaatatttatttttgaaaaaaaaaatcatttttttattgcTTAACTTTGTCTTTACTTGTTTGGCAAAACTAAAGGAGAATAAAATTAGTCAGATAACAATAAATTTGAAAAACATTCACAGAGATAAAATTGCATAGTTTTCTAGCAAATTTTCTTTAAGGTGATGTATTTTTTTCCCTCCTTTTTTGTTCATATGAAGGACATTGTAATTAGCATTTTTGGGGACTATATTGAATTTGGCATCATCAATGTTATTCGGAtcttattgttattgtttgataAGAGTATGCTTCAAATATAGgtatattattttttctttttttaagtttgagaATCGTTGAAGCATCATTTCTCGTAACCATATCTAAATATATGTCACATGAAGTGTTAAACATGCATAAAACATGAAGGGTCGGAATAATATTCATCACGGAATAATATTCATCATTACCTTAGATTTATTTGTGTAATGTTAGGCCAACATAATTGCCACCGTTCCTCCATGCATGTAGTGGAACTTAAGTAATGTTGTGTTGATCTGGGCCTATTTTGGATGAACAAAAGGCATGCACATGCATGAGAATACAAGAATGTCTATGATAAGTAATCCCGCAGTTGTCAGTTGGAATATTTGTGTTGAAATCAGGATATTGCTCATTGAGAAATAAGAAGACATAAAATAGGCATTCCAATGAGTACTGCCATAAGCACTCTCGCTAGTAAAAGAAAACATTAATACATAACATACAAGAAAACAGAACATGAGTATTAAGCAGCTCTTATTGCATGGatactaatttatctatttagcTAGTCATAATAGCTCGGTTCTTGGGATTGCTAGCCGATGGGATCTCTCTATTGAGGCTTCCCCAATGGAGGGTGTCCTGGATAGTGACCATACGGTGGTTTCTTGGGAGACTCATGTACTGGTGGTTTAGGTTCGGGCTTCTCTTTCTTTGGTGGCGTGTAAACCGGTGGCTTTGGTGGCTTAGGCTCATACACTGGTGGCTTCTTTGGAGGCTTATAAGCCGGTGGCTTCTCCTTCTTTGGTGGTCCATACACTGGTGGTTTGGGCTCAGGCTTCTCTTTCTTTGGTGGTGTATAAACTGGTGGCTTAGGTTCAGGCTTTTCCTTCTTTGGGGGTTCATATACTGGTGGTTTGGGCTCAGGCTTCTCTTTCTTTGGTGGTGTATAAACTGGTGGCTTAGGCTCAGGCTTTTCCTTCTTTGGAGGTTCATATACTGGTGGTTTGGGTTCAGGCTTCTCTTTCTTTGGAGGTGTATAAACTGGTGGCTTAGGCTCAGGCTTTTCCTTCTTTGGTGGTTCATAGACAGGGGGCTTATGTTCATAAGGTGGGGGTTTCACCTTAGGAGGTTTATAAACAGGATGTTCATAAGGTGGGGGTTTCACCTTAGGAGGTTTATAAACAGGAGTAGGGGGCTTCCCATAGTTGGGAGACTCATAGGTACCAAAAGAGGGAGTGGCGAGAGCCACCACTCCAAGTAGCAATATTAGCAAGTGTGTGGTAGACATTATTGAAGTGTTTGCTTTCCATGGTGCTATAAGATGAGCCCTTTTTATAGTGGCAAAGGAGCCTTACTGTTAGCCTAATTGACAAACAATTTTATTGTTTTCATACCTTTGGAATAGTCAGCTAGATGGTGATTAATCTTTTAAATGGTTCATAAATGAAATAGGGTCCACTTAGGTCCCCACTTAGTTGAAATTTTGGACTATGGATACACAAGTCTCTGTcatgattgaataaaattatacgAGTGTTGCCGTACAGATCGTAgtgaaataacaaaatatcaaatGCATAAAATCAATCTAGTTATcataaaatacttaattaattattttattttggaattatattttttcaatttagtatttaggcatatttttatctattttagcaatatgttacatttttattatcaatattttatCTTAAGATAAATTGAAGCGAAAATAATAATCTAAGTATCaatttggaataaaaaaaatctctttaAAAAGAGTCAgagttttgaatttttagatgtgAAGATAAGGTTTTTCTCTTGAAAAATATGAACGACGGAAAGATTGGAGTGAAGGGACGTGAACTTACTCTTCAAAATAGCATAGGGTGATTGGCTAATTGATCCTTGGGCTAATTCAATATAAAATCTTCTAACTTCATCCCTtgtcattttagtccctcaaccTTTTTATAGGTATCTTcgcatcttttatttatttattaatattcttCATGTTCGTTTTATGGTCCAAGTTCAAGGTTTGTGATTGCCCCTTCCAATAATGTTGTTTCCAAGATTCGAACTTGAGTCCTTCCCTTAGAAAAACAATTTACCTTACCATTGCACCCAACCACTtgttaattcatatattttatttattgaccTTCAATCATCATagattacaaataaataaaaaagaaaattaaaatactttataTGTCCTTTAGATACAACAAAAACTTGGAGgttttgaaatttatatgaaGAACCATATTATCAAGGATTTACATCAATTATATTCTTTTCTTATTACTTCTTATCATTTCAATACGAATGAATTCACACTCCATACTTAAATTtggatttaattctatttaatccaTATAAGTCTATATAAAAGTAAGTCCTTTGTTTACACATGCACCACCATGgtgctttccttttttttttttttcttttttttttgcattttaaaagatgttaaattttaattttgacctcTCTATTATGTCTAAATTAGGATTTAGcctctatactttaatttctaatataaatttatctttatcttttttataatgatattaattagtacaaatagttaatatcgttaacttttcaattaaaatgtggCTTAGAGATGAATATGTggctttccatttttttttcgaGTTTGTCTTGCTTTTTTTTTGGCATTAATGATATTAATTAATCATATACGGTGTTGAAACTTGAGattcaatatgtatatatattaattaatgacataatttgtaacgccccaaacccgGTGTCGCGACGTAAAAATTGGTTccggggtcgctaattgtggtgatctagtgaaaaagtttggaaactgaagttcaattttaaaataaagagggagtcgccaccgatcctttttcctaggtgtgatcggacacctattagattcattctttaaaacaaaaggaaggctgaatttaggtctacgttaaaagccagagaaaaattagggttcgggagtcggttacgcgcgaggaaggtattagcaccctcgcgacgcccaaaattggtatctcataaacatgtgttgtcttgattttcacaaaatacgagttcaatgtaaaatttaatcataatCCGATTAAAAGAACgagaaattttggtttatttcgttttttttagaagggtatatcgctttaacatgagtcaattgacgttcacccaacatagcgataaactcgatgacttaatgttaaatcggtatattgccttgattattgaaattgatttaaatcatgaataagaatattttcgaaataatgcaaagtaaaataatatgaaataaaaatcaataaatgaaagAGCTAGGAATATATTGAAACAGATAATTgaggtgacaataatattagaaaagatGAAGGTATAATGTAATAATGGAATTGAACacgaaatgaaaataatgaatgtatacacgtaataataatattaagaatgcgTGCGTacgatgatatatgtatatatagcaaTATTAAAAATCCATACAACACGCATAGAACATATACAGTATatgcataccttagaaatgataagaataataataaaactattttgtacactacataaatacatacacatatatatatataaacaatagtatatacaatataatattagaaatatgtgtataatagtgtaaaagaaaaatataactaataatattaaaatatatacaatgacaatatatataaaagatatatgtatatataattatataatataatattaaaatataataatacaacataaaaaacatgacacaaataaagtatagtattaagaacacatatatataatacatgaagaatatacataatactaaaatatttaggtaatatatgcgtatattaaaaactagtaataatattaccgaggtatatacaaatatatcaagtatatatacgtattataaatatataaatatataacaaagcataaactaataaaaataataataataataataataatgataacattggaatataaaagaaacaaacataacattaataaaatattaaaataaagtgaaataaaaatattaaatatgaaaatatatatatgtatacacgtacataataaaaatatatactaatacataataataataatggtaatactaataatactaataatataaaaataacaaggatatttaataaagatataaaaatcaacgaaaaaaaaggactaaaattgaattaaaaacaaagttgtggggccaatttgaaatgaaaacaaaaaagggacttaattgtacgcgCGTGAAACGTTGGGAGGATCGAAACAGCAATATTTCCACTCCCTCTAAACGCAGCGCATTAACAGGACTAATTTGATAACCTCAAAAAATCATGGGGCCGaattgaaaaccataaaaaaacttaattgtgaagcatcagaaaagcggaaggactgcgcgcataaatatcccattcaaacgacaacacgcggatcctctaacgggtcgggtcggatgggtcgggcatggccaaaacgacgtcgttttggggcttaagtgtagcccccaaaacgacgtcgttttggagggctatataaggcctaaaataaccaaaaaaatcatttggggagagggaaagaaaaaaaagaagagagagggaagagagaagagAGGGGAATCCGACCAGGGGctggtcaccggacggccaccggaggctcgccggcgccggccaccgcgtaaaaaatatttttttttatttttttctatttttttatgtttatatgtatatgcgtatatatatattcgtacgtataagaaaatgagagaaaaaagaaaaataaaaaacctagaACTCAAAATATGGAGCGTCACCTTCTATTTTCGATTCTGATTCTTGTATTCTGATAGTCAATACTTTTGGTGTTTTTGATAACTGAGATCTATTGCTCAATATCGTTGAATGTCTCGTTttttactttgaaaaaaaaaatccccccCCTTACATCTGTTTTtcttcgggcttttatagcctttataaaatttatttaatattgttgTCCATCTTCTTTCTGGTCTTGCAGGGAATGGGCAAACGGCGGTGGCAGAGGCATGATGGTACAGAGGAGCAGGTGGCCGACATGGTAGCATGGAGAGCTGGTGTCAGAAGGTTAGTGGGCAAGTGGGAGACTTGATCAGTGGCAGCTGCTGAGTCAGAGGCCAAGTGGGGCTAGGGTTTCCCGATTCTAGTCTTGGGCTAGGGATTTGGTATTGGTTTGGGCTTGTTTTGTTTAATGGGCTTATTGGGTTAGGGGTTTTTGGATTAGGGTAGGTTAGTTATTGGGTTTTGGGGgtagcccaaaattggcctgtacacccggcctaggagttatggctgtatctggtgtgtcacattgaagtgtttttcgaaaaccatgttttcattgaaaacccttcttgaaatttcaaacttcttgccatttcaaacttgtacaaaaccttagtTTGCGTTTGCTTATTTTCAATCGAGATTTATTAAAGAAACGTTgttaccttcaaaaccttattgttgcggaagcttaatttaaaacaaatgatttgCGAAAACGtgttatttaaaatttgagttgcggaaacgtagcgtttgaaaatagttattgtttCGGAAAATCGGGCTCTCCTTCTAGCAGATAAGAATCACAATCAATAAAATCTCGAATTTAAAATCCAGAATTTTAAAGGCCTTGttacaacccgaatcaaaatcaaagtgctttagtaaatgagcaaaacagaataaaacttgtgcagttgtgtggccctctccgagtccctcgcagctccgaacCGTCTaatgctgaggattacctgaaagtaggggtgagcaaaacttgattcgactcgaaaaaattgaaaaaaaatttaaatttcgagttaaacgaatcgagttattcgagttaatcgagttattcgaatcaactcgatttttttttcgaattttgagttcgaatcgagttgagttttcgaattcgaataactcgaataattcgaatatcaaactataatattttacattttttccccaaactcccaaacctttttacttttccctcaaaacttttactccttcctactttccccccaaaacttttattcccctcccctcccaaccccccaatctacccaaaatccatttcccaccaaaattttactctcccatttattttttctcaaaattttactcccaaaaaccctcaaaacattttattttcccccaaaaatttttacttcctcccacttttcccctaaaacttttattcccttcccatcccacctcccatctatcccaaaccctccccctccaattttttttaatattttccctccaaactatttactttccctcaaacttttattctccaaaactttttatttttcccctaaacttttacttctcaccctttactctcaaataaaaaatcaaaattatccaaaaaaatcactaaacataaatagtaataattttatttatatctaatatttatattattaaattaaatttcacattttatattatttacattattaaattgtttagtcatgttgaatatttatattaaaattgaattattaattatgtcataaaatattcgtgttaaaattttatattggtatcaatttcacattttatttttaaaataacttttattaaaaatcatattttttacatttaatatattttttaattctaaa contains the following coding sequences:
- the LOC107936247 gene encoding repetitive proline-rich cell wall protein encodes the protein MSTTHLLILLLGVVALATPSFGTYESPNYGKPPTPVYKPPKVKPPPYEHPVYKPPKVKPPPYEHKPPVYEPPKKEKPEPKPPVYTPPKKEKPEPKPPVYEPPKKEKPEPKPPVYTPPKKEKPEPKPPVYEPPKKEKPEPKPPVYTPPKKEKPEPKPPVYGPPKKEKPPAYKPPKKPPVYEPKPPKPPVYTPPKKEKPEPKPPVHESPKKPPYGHYPGHPPLGKPQ